From one Mya arenaria isolate MELC-2E11 chromosome 4, ASM2691426v1 genomic stretch:
- the LOC128229889 gene encoding uncharacterized protein LOC128229889 isoform X1 → MATGMWYLFRTYSPYQDQYQPQQPYSRTPDKVSASHVENGVTSGASASGYPDLTSEPTVKSSPQEQTQPLNDEYLFNICNQYHCFEFESDSPIKTSLVKGSLKNNVHYWKTIGTNPDMIDVIENGYKIPFISMPERTFSKNNQSALSNIEFVKESIDDMLKNGFIEQTDFPPHVVSPLSVSVNKSGKKRLILDLRIVNKYIWKEKMTFEDWKVGVEYFEKDSYCYKFDLSKGYYHIDIFPEHKTFLGFSLEGKYYCYSVVAFGLSSAPFIFSKALREMVKFWRFNGIKIVMFLDDGWGTNKSCDLATRDAIFVKDSLNRAGLIINDEKSVWLPVQNLEWIGLLWNSIDYSISIPARRIEDFKMLLLEFLNSLHIVSARSLAKCTGKVISMMPVIGNIARLMTRFMYIQICSRTSWDFPFSLEIDCPCISEIRFWLEHVDNSNYRKLGKCTAVDTLEEYSVASSFACGAHIVNMPGFVFHDMWSEDDKDKSSTFREMKAVFLALRAYGHSLANHKIGIFCYHGNARIVESESGCSSGSGHFRTAFSSVFFIMKYV, encoded by the exons ATGGCTACGGGCATGTGGTATCTTTTTCGGACCTACAGTCCCTATCAGGACCAGTATCAACCCCAGCAACCTTATTCTAGAACGCCAGATAAAGTATCTGCTTCGCACGTGGAAAACGGGGTCACTTCCGGCGCGAGTGCGAGTGGCTATCCAGATTTAACCAGTGAGCCAACCGTAAAGTCAAGTCCACAGGAGCAAACTCAGCCACTAAATGATgagtatttattcaatatttgtaatcaatatcattgttttgagtttgaatctgattctcccatcaaaacatctttggttaaagGCAGCcttaaaaacaatgtacacTATTGGAAGACTATTGGCACAAACCCTGATATGATAGATGTTATTGAAAACGGCTATAAAATTCCTTTCATTTCAATGCCGGAAAGaacgttttcaaaaaataatcagtcagctctttcaaatattgaatttgttaaaGAATCTATTGATGACATGTTGAAAAACGGTTTTATAGAACAAACAGATTTTCCACCTCATGTAGTCAGTCCTTTAAGtgtttctgtaaacaaatcGGGTAAGAAACGACTTATTTTAGATCTCagaatagtaaataaatatatttggaagGAAAAGATGACATTCGAAGATTGGAAAGTAGGAgtcgaatattttgaaaaagactcgtattgttacaaatttgatttgtcTAAAGGTTATTATCATATCGATATATTCCcagaacataaaacatttctggGTTTCAGTTTAGAAGGAAAATACTACTGCTACTCTGTGGTTGCTTTCGGTTTGTCGAGCGCTCCTTTTATATTCAGTAAGGCATTGCGCGAAATGGTTAAGTTCTGGAGATTCAACGGTatcaaaattgttatgtttcttGATGATGGGTGGGGGACCAACAAGAGTTGTGATTTAGCTACACGCGATGCAATATTTGTGAAAGATAGCCTCAATCGGGCAGGGCttattataaatgatgaaaAGTCAGTCTGGTTACCGGTTCAAAATCTAGAGTGGATTGGCTTGTTGTGGAATAGCATTGACTACTCTATTAGCATTCCAGCACGTAGaattgaagattttaaaatgttgcttTTGGAATTTTTAAATTCTCTTCATATTGTTTCTGCTAGGAGTTTAGCGAAGTGCACCGGGAAAGTAATTTCTATGATGCCGGTTATTGGCAATATTGCACGGCTTATGACTAGATTTATGTacattcaaatttgttcaagGACTAGTTGGGATTTCCCATTCAGTTTAGAAATAGACTGTCCGTGTATTTCTGAGATTAGATTCTGGCTCGAACATGTAGACAATTCAAATTACAGAAAATTGGGTAAATGCACTGCTGTAGATACGCTAGAAGAGTATTCTGTTGCTAGTAGTTTCGCATGTGGAGCGCATATTGTCAATATGCCAGGTTTTGTATTTCACGACATGTGGTCAGAAGATGACAAGGATAAAAGTTCAACTTTCCGAGAAATGAAGGCTGTATTTTTGGCACTGAGAGCGTATGGACATTCTTTAGCAAATCATAAG attggTATTTTCTGTTACCATGGCAATGCGAGAATTGTTGAGTCTGAGAGTGGGTGCAGCAGTGGTTCCGGACACTTTAGGACTGCTTTTAGCAGCgtgtttttcattatgaaatatgtataa
- the LOC128229673 gene encoding NSFL1 cofactor p47-like has protein sequence MADTAKQQELLDSFVSVTGVDRGRAQFYLESAAWNLEMAMGSFYEGDPDDDDANLAAVGQSIPEPATLPPSNAKTSAPSGSKRPTNSKFATIGSMNPSDSDSSEEDGQAFYAGGSETSGQQVLGPKKKKNVVENLFKSAREHGAEEVPGDEPAQGRKGKGSTFKGSGYRLGDTEEEKSERIEGEPVMFHKKQVDCVLKLWKDGFSVNDGPLRDFKDPANQDFLGAISKGEVPQELIREARGGEVNLNMEDHRTENYVKPKASLKAFAGEGHTLGSPAPTVVTSSPASKASSPPKSSLRLDESKPTTTIQIRLADGSRLVQKFNLTHRISDIRAHITSSCPQYQGANFLLQTTFPNRELTNETESIETAKLQNAVVVQRMK, from the exons ATGGCAGATACGGCAAAACAACAAGAATTACTTGACAGTTTTGTCAGCGTGACCGGTGTAGATAGAGGCAGAGCTCAGTTTTATTTAGAATCAGCGGCATGGAACCTTGAG ATGGCAATGGGAAGTTTCTACGAAGGGGACCCGGACGATGATGACGCCAATCTTGCTGCTGTAGGTCAGAGCATTCCAGAACCTGCCACATTACCACCCAGCAATGCTAAGACTTCTGCTCCATCCGGCAGTAAAAGACCTACAAACTCAAA GTTTGCCACAATAGGCTCCATGAATCCCAGTGACAGTGATTCCAGTGAGGAAGATGGCCAGGCGTTCTATGCAGGTGGATCAGAAACGAG cgGCCAGCAAGTTCTTGGCccgaagaaaaagaaaaatgtggTGGAAAATCTGTTCAAATCTGCCAGAGA ACATGGTGCCGAGGAGGTGCCAGGAGATGAGCCTGCCCAGGGTAGGAAGGGAAAGGGCTCAACTTTCAAGGGCTCCGGGTACCGACTAGGAGATACAGAGGAGGAAAAGTCAGAACGCATCGAGGGAGAGCCGGTCATGTTCCATAAAAAACAG gTTGACTGTGTGCTGAAGCTGTGGAAGGATGGATTCAGTGTTAATGACGGGCCGCTACGGGACTTCAAGGATCCAGCGAACCAGGACTTCCTCGGTGCAATCTCTAAAGG TGAGGTCCCTCAAGAGCTGATCCGCGAAGCCCGTGGTGGTGAAGTCAATCTGAACATGGAGGATCATCGCACGGAGAATTATGTCAAGCCCAAGGCATCCCTTAAAGCATTTGCAGGCGAGGGACACACACTTGGCAG CCCTGCTCCAACTGTGGTTACAAGCAGCCCTGCGTCAAAGGCGTCAAGCCCCCCTAAATCCAGCCTCCGTCTAGATGAGTCCAAGCCCACAACCACCATACAGATACGACTGGCAGATGGATCCAG GCTTGTCCAAAAATTCAACCTGACTCACAGAATCAGTGATATACGTGCACATATTACCTC ATCTTGTCCACAATACCAAGGAGCCAATTTCCTCCTCCAGACCACATTTCCAAACAGAGAGCTAACAAATGAGACGGAGTCAATCGAAACGGCGAAACTTCAGAACGCAGTGGTTGTACAGAGAATGAAGTGA